In Nicotiana tabacum cultivar K326 chromosome 17, ASM71507v2, whole genome shotgun sequence, one DNA window encodes the following:
- the LOC107826311 gene encoding mitochondrial outer membrane protein porin 2-like yields the protein MSKGPGLFSDIGKKARDLLTKDYISDQKLSISTYSDTGVALTSTAVKKGGLSTGDVGAQYKYKNTLIDVKVDTGSNISTTLTLNDIVPSTKTIASLKFPDYSSGKIEVQYYHHHAAFSTAVSLNQSPTADLSVTLGTPTFAIGAEASYDTAGDKLAKYTAGISVTKPESCAAIILGDKGDTIKASYIHHLDEVKKSAAVGEITRRFSTNENTFTVGGSYAVDNLTILKLKLNNHGKLGALLQHELIPKSLLTISSEFDTKALDKTPRFGVALALKP from the exons ATGAGCAAGGGACCTGGACTTTTCTCTGATATTGGCAAGAAAGCCAGAG ATCTGCTGACAAAGGACTATATCTCCGATCAGAAACTATCTATTTCAACTTACAGTGACACTGGAGTG GCCCTTACATCAACTGCTGTAAAGAAGGGAGGGCTTTCAACTGGAGATGTTGGAGCACAGTACAAATATAAGAACACTTTGATTGATGTCAAAGTGGATACAGGGTCAAAC ATCTCAACTACTCTTACTCTCAACGACATCGTCCCCTCAACAAAAACTATTGCCTCTCTGAAGTTCCCTGATTACAGTTCTGGCAAG ATAGAGGTTCAGTACTATCACCATCATGCTGCCTTTAGTACAGCTGTCAGTCTGAATCAAAGTCCTACAGCTGATCTCTCGGTCACGCTTGGTACTCCCACTTTCGCCATCGGTGCAGAGGCGAGTTATGATACTGCAGGGGATAAACTTGCAAAATATACTGCTGGCATTAGTGTGACAAAACCAGAATCTTGTGCTGCTATAATACT GGGTGACAAAGGGGACACGATAAAGGCATCATATATACATCATCTAGATGAAGTGAAGAAGAGTGCTGCTGTGGGCGAGATCACTAGAAGGTTCTCCACAAATGAGAACACTTTCACAGTTGGAGGGTCATATGCTGTTGATAACCTGACAATTCTGAAGCTCAAGCTCAATAATCATGGCAAGCTGGGGGCTCTACTGCAGCATGAGCTCATTCCGAAGTCATTGTTGACTATTTCTAGTGAGTTTGACACCAAGGCCTTGGATAAGACACCCAGGTTTGGTGTGGCCCTTGCTCTTAAGCCTTGA
- the LOC107789225 gene encoding BTB/POZ domain-containing protein At3g49900 translates to MAMEAIRGRWADLGVVNTIYEDDVEDSSTSLSVSPEISPSPSPPRSPVVFRSQVTGNDTDVVIHVEESRFRLHKDPLAARSGFLKRYLKGQSELTLSPPLKITAETFSLIAEFCYDAHIVITPFNVAALRTAAELLEMTETNNMVGSESLAQKTEAYFRRVIAVNREYASIVLRSCVSLLPESEMTSSVLSRCIEALSLVDDGNGVMRCLNDVKELRPVDFQLIVQSMNRWLSGSHDQLYRVVDLYLKEYKGKISDEEKIAMCNYIDCTILSPQLLMHAVQNSRMPLRFVVQAMFVEQLNTRRSILTATAADNHHHHHINHLQNKNEVSLGTILERDAALRQVAQLKAAMNATSSRIQSLENELSGMRKLLKESDQNTKSNLTHDSARSASFRLSSENKIDRGQIGSVSSASFRILTGRERGLLGSSNSSEVSYEESMKVEKINFSRRFMNGLKSAFRVSKKKTESKVENVKEENGKDVVVIKKDVPFRRQPRSQDH, encoded by the exons ATGGCCATGGAAGCCATCAGAGGACGTTGGGCAGATTTAGGGGTTGTGAATACTATCTATGAAGATGATGTTGAAGATTCCTCCACTTCCCTTTCTGTCTCTCCAGAAATCTCCCCATCTCCTTCGCCTCCCCGCTCTCCGGTTGTCTTCCG GTCCCAAGTTACAGGAAATGACACTGATGTAGTTATACATGTTGAGGAGTCACGTTTTCGCCTACACAAG GATCCGTTGGCAGCAAGGAGTGGATTTCTGAAAAGGTACCTAAAGGGCCAGTCCGAATTAACCCTCTCTCCGCCGTTAAAGATAACGGCAGAAACATTTTCTTTAATCGCCGAGTTTTGTTACGATGCTCACATAGTCATAACGCCGTTTAACGTCGCCGCTCTTCGTACGGCGGCGGAGTTGCTGGAAATGACGGAGACTAATAACATGGTGGGTAGCGAGAGCTTGGCACAGAAAACGGAAGCATATTTCCGCCGTGTAATTGCCGTTAACCGAGAGTATGCATCAATTGTGCTGCGTTCTTGCGTTTCGCTGTTGCCGGAGTCTGAAATGACGTCGTCAGTATTGAGTAGATGTATTGAAGCGTTGAGTTTGGTTGACGATGGTAACGGCGTTATGAGATGCCTCAACGACGTTAAAGAGTTGCGACCCGTGGATTTTCAATTAATCGTTCAGTCAATGAATCGGTGGTTGAGCGGAAGCCATGACCAGCTCTATAGAGTTGTTGACCTTTATCTTAAG GAATACAAGGGTAAGATATCAGATGAAGAAAAAATAGCAATGTGCAATTACATCGACTGTACCATTCTCTCGCCTCAACTTCTAATGCATGCGGTCCAAAACTCAAGAATGCCATTAAGGTTTGTGGTCCAAGCCATGTTTGTGGAACAATTAAACACACGTCGCTCTATCCTCACCGCCACTGCGGCCGacaaccaccaccatcatcacATTAATCATCTCCAGAACAAAAACGAAGTCAGTTTAGGTACAATTCTCGAACGAGATGCAGCACTACGTCAAGTGGCACAGCTAAAGGCAGCAATGAATGCCACTAGCTCGCGAATTCAGAGCTTGGAGAATGAGTTGAGTGGTATGAGGAAGCTTCTTAAAGAATCAGATCAAAATACGAAGAGTAATTTGACGCATGATTCTGCTAGGTCTGCTAGTTTTCGATTGAGTTCCGAGAATAAGATTGATAGAGGACAAATTGGATCAGTTTCCTCAGCGAGCTTTCGGATTCTCACAGGTAGAGAAAGAGGATTACTTGGGTCGTCTAATTCATCAGAAGTGTCGTACGAGGAAAGTATGAAAGTGGAAAAGATTAACTTTAGTCGAAGGTTTATGAATGGATTGAAGAGTGCATTCCGAGTGTCAAAGAAGAAAACAGAGAGTAAGGTGGAAAATGTAAAAGAGGAAAATGGTAAAGATGTTGTGGTGATTAAGAAGGATGTACCTTTTCGCAGGCAACCTCGTTCTCAAGATCATTAA
- the LOC107826309 gene encoding large ribosomal subunit protein uL24z-like — protein MKYNPRVSSSRRKNRKAHFTAPSSVRRVLMSAPLSSDLRSKYNVRSMPVRKDDEVQVVRGTYKGREGKVVQVYRKKWVIHIERITREKVNGSTVNVGIHPSKVVVTKLRLDKDRKSLLDRKAKGRAAADKDKGTKFTAEDIMQTVD, from the coding sequence ATGAAGTACAATCCAAGAGTATCCTCCTCCCGCCGCAAGAACAGGAAGGCTCATTTCACGGCACCTTCCAGCGTTCGTCGCGTGTTGATGAGCGCACCTTTGTCCTCCGACTTGCGATCCAAGTACAACGTCAGGTCTATGCCGGTAAGGAAGGACGACGAGGTTCAGGTTGTTCGCGGGACCTACAAGGGCCGTGAGGGCAAAGTTGTTCAAGTTTACCGTAAGAAGTGGGTGATTCACATTGAGCGCATTACCAGAGAGAAGGTTAACGGATCTACCGTTAACGTTGGTATTCACCCGTCCAAGGTTGTCGTCACCAAGCTCAGGCTCGACAAGGACCGTAAGTCTCTTCTTGACCGTAAGGCTAAGGGTCGTGCTGCTGCTGATAAGGATAAGGGTACTAAGTTCACCGCCGAGGATATCATGCAGACCGTTGATTAG